The genome window TTATTTTCCAGCAGTTCAACCTTTTAAAAAATCTTTCAAACAAAGGTAATGTGGCGCTTCCGCTGGTGGCGAACGGAGAACCCCTAAAGCGCGCAGAACATCGTGCCGAGCAACTTCTTACAATGTTCGGGCTACAGAAACACATAAACAAACAACCAACAGAGCTTTCTGGCGGACAGCAACAGAGAGTGGCGATGGCGAGGGCACTTGCACCGAATCCCTGGATATTGGTTGCTGATGAGCCGACAGGAAATCTGGATTCAAAATCGGCCGATGAGGTCATCGAAATTTTTAATATACTAAACCGGAAGTCAAAGAGAACGGTAATTATGGTTACGCACAATCCGGATTATCTAAAATATGCTGATCGTGTCCTTCATCTTAAAGATGGTAAAATTGTTAAAGAAGAAAAAAATAAAAATACAGCAGCGGTTAAAAATATTGAAGGGTTTGATCTTAAAGAGCATGCGTTTTCCAACTAAGGGTTTGATATGAAATTTTTTCAAATTATCAGAACAACTTGGCTAAATATTCTGGGGAAAAGAATGAGGTCTTTGCTTACTGTTATCGGCATCGCCGTTGGTATCGGGACAATTGTTTTCTTGGTTTCTTTGGGATATGGCCTTCAAGAATTTTCGGTGAAAAGAATCAGCTCGATTCAATCGCTTACTACCCTTGATGTGACACAGGGGAAAACGGCTAATTTTAAGCTTGACGAACCGACAATTGATAAGATATCAAAACTAAGCAATGTATCAGAAATTAGCCCGATTATCTCATTGGGCAGCAAGGTTGCGCTTGCTGACAAAAAAACCGATGCGGTAGCTACGGCTGTGCAAGGTGACTATTTTGTGTATGAAGACCTTAAGCTCACAAAAGGCTCTACTTTCATGGATGATGATAAAAAAGCAGTGTTGTCAACGGCCCTTTTGCAGGCGCTTGGTACGGACGAAAATTCAATAATCGGCAAAACAATCGCGTTTAATATTTCCTATAAACAAAAAGAGCAGTCTCAAAGCAAAGATTTAAGCCTTATTGTGTCTGGCGTTGTCTCCGATAACACTTCTCCCTTTGCCTACATCCCATTGTCTCAAGTTCAGGATCTGCTGGGAGAGCGCGCCATCTACTCGTCCTTAAAGGTAAAAACCGCTTCTGAAGATACTATGGGCGGCGTTCGCAAGGAAATCGAAGACATGGGGCTTTCTGTTACTTCGGTTGCTGACACAATTGCCCAAGTAAACAGCGTTTTTGGCGGGATTAGGATCGCCCTTGGCTTATTGGGTGGGATTGCCCTGGTCGTTGCGGCAATCGGAATGTTCAATACAATGACGATCGCCCTTTTGGAGAGAACTCGTGACATTGGGATAATGAAATCGGTCGGCGTTGATAACCGCGATATTTACTGGATGTTTTTGGCTGAAGCAATTATCATCTCTGGTGCAGGAGGAATTGCCGGCGCAGCATTTGGGCAGCTTCTGGCTGTGCTGATCAATGTTCTTGTTGGTAGCTTGGCTAGGATGGTTGGTGCGGAGCCAATCGTGTTGTTTTCAACCCCGTTTACATTTGTTGCCATCATTGTCGGTTTTTCGCTGGTAGTTGGGATCTCGACCGGATTTTATCCTTCAAGAAGGGCAGCTAAAATCAATCCATTGGATGCGCTGCGTTATGAATAGCGTAGCTAGTCGAAAGTCCACAAAGTTTTAAAGAGTTGATTCAGTAGTTGATACAATAGTTTATTCGGTAGTTAAAACAATTGTATTAACAATTGAATTAACGAAAAGCAGAGGAGTTATGGATCATCACCATCTAATGTATGACGAGATTTATGAAGAGCCGGAACTCATCCGCCGTCTTGTTCTTGATAGGCACAATGAAAAACTCAGAAAAGCAGCGCTATTAATAAGACAGGCAGTCTCAGAAGGCGGAGATATCTTTTTGGTGGGATCTGGCAGTTCATATCATTCGTGCATTTTTGCCAAAAATTTGTTTTCGCTTAAAAATCATATATTAGTACAAGCAATGCCGGGCAGTGAATTTTTAAATTACATTTCCTCTGTAGATAATAAATCGCTAGTTATTTTTATCTCGCAAAGTGGAGAGTCTGCTGATGAAATTGATGCCTTTTCCCATATTAAACAGCATGATCCTCAAACTATTGCGATTACAAATGACCCAGATTCAACTCTTGCTCATCTTTGCAAGGATGTTTTGCTGCTTTTCGCCGGACCAGAAAGGGCAATTCCGGCCACAAAAACATATACGGCAGAAATGTTGCAGTTTTTCCTTTTGTCCGAAGAGCTTTCCGGAGATTATTTATTTGAGATGAAAAAAGAAGAAGTACTTGCCGAAATGAACAAAATATTATCAGATGGATACCAAAGCAATATTCGTTCTGTGGCGAAGAAAATTGCAAAAGCAAAAAATATTTTTTGCCTAGGATTTGGCATTGATCTTGCCAGTGCGGCTGAAACCGCACTTAAAATTAAAGAGTGCGCAAATATCGAAACAGAGGCATTCCCGTTGCATGAGTTTATGCACGGGCCGATCGGAATGGTTTCTTCCGATTCGGCGGTCATCATCTTTGAACCAGAATCGGATGGCAATCGGGAAATCCTCGCGAAAATAATCAAGATTTCAAAGGATGCCGGAGCATCTAGTATTCTTATCGGTGGAGCTGAAAATCACGGCGCGGAAATACATCTGCCAGTAGCAGAATTTCAAACACTCTCAGTTTTCCCAGAAATCATTCCTGTACAGCTAATTGCGTACTATTTAGCAATCTTTCAATCATTGAATCCGGATAGCCCAAAGGGGCTTGCAAAAATTGTGGAATAAATCACAAAGAAATTTTGGATATTTTGGACTAAAATAACGGCGGAAGGCTGGGTGTGGTGGCGAGCTAGCGGGGCAAGCTAATGGTGCCCTGGATACCCAGCCTTCCGTGCCGTTGCGCGACTTTGTGTGTGAGCCGCGCGTTTTTGTTTACAAACGCCTCATCGGGTATTATAAACATGCATAATAATTTTCATGCTTTTTCAAATTTGTAATTTGTGGATTTGGAGCTTAGCAATCGATGTGCCTTACGATCCCGGGAAAAATTATAGATATAAAAAATGGCATGGCCTCAATTGCCGAAAACCAAAATCAAATCAAAATTGATCTCGGTTTTGTTTCTGGCGCGAAAGTAGGTGATTGGATTCTCTATGCTACTGAGCGTGCGGTAAAAATTATTGATGAAAACGAGGCAAGAGAAATTATCAATTTGCTGGAAACAAAATATAAACCGGTTGATAATCAAAAGTTGCCGGATAGGTTGAAGGAAATGATTGTTGATTTGAGGGCAAATCAACAAGGGCAAAGGGGAAAGAGAAAAGTGAAAAGGATTACAAAGCCTGATATAGAATATCTCTTGTCACTTGAAAATCCGGAGGAGCTGACGACGCTATATTCGGAAGCTAATACTTTGCGCAAATCGGAGCTCAAGGATTTCGTCTGCATTCATGGTATTATCGAATTTTCAAATTACTGCAAAAATAATTGTATGTATTGTGGAATTCAAAAAGATAACGAGAGTATTAAACGTTATCGAATGAGTGCTGATGAAATTATTGAAGCGGCCGGAGATGCGATAGAGAATGAGGGATATAAACTGGTCGTCCTGCAAAGCGGAGAGGATCTCTCGTATTCGGATGATGATATAATCGGAATTATTAGCGCGCTAAAAAATAATCATAAGGTGTTTATCTTTTTATCGGTAGGCGAGAGAAGCGAAAATTTTTACAGGAAGGCTTTTGCGGCAGGGGCGCATGGTTCACTCTTTCGATTTGAGACAAGCAATCCAAAACTTTATGCGAAATTACACCCAGGACACTCCCTGGAACAACGTTTGTCTTCTTTGCGGACGCAACAGAAGATCGGATATTACGTTGCTTCTGGCAGCCTTGTGGGGCTTCCAGGACAGACAATATCCGATATTGCGAGCGATATTTTGATGGTGAAGAAACTGGGAGTGCCGATGATCTCATCAGGGCCATTCATTCCAACAGGAGGGACGCCGCTTTACAAAATCAAAAGTCAATCCGCCAACCGGCGGACAAAAGTCAAAACTGTGGAATTATTTCTAAAATACATCGCTGTGTCGCGGCTTCTCATGCCCGAGATTAAGATTCCGGTCACCACTGCACTCGAAACTTTGGATCCGGAAAATGGGCGCCACAGGGGACTCTTGGCTGGTGCAAATGCTTTGATGTTCAATTTAACGCCCAAAAAGTATTGCAAAAATTACAAGATATACGACAATAAGTATGTCGAGAGAGAAAAGGTCTGGCAAAAATATGGCCTTTTCAAAGGAGAAGAGTCTTATGAAATGCTCGAAAAAAGATTACGTTTTTAGTCGAAAGTCCATAAAGTCTGTAAAGTCCATAAAGCGGGAGAAAATGAAAATCAATAAATTTGAAGATATATTGGCTTGGCAGAAGGCGAAAGAGCTGACTCTCTTGGTCTATACGATATTCAAGGCAAACAAGGATTTTGGTTTTCGCGATCAAATTCAAAGGGCGGTGATATCGATTATGAACAATATTGCTGAGGGTTTTGAACGTCGCGGAGATAAAGAATTTAAACATTTTTTGTATATTGCCAAAGGGTCCTGCGCTGAGGTTCGTTCAATGCTTTATATTGCTAAAGAACAAGGTTATGTCAGAAGCACAGATTTTGATAGAATCTACTTATTAACTGTCGAAATTTCAAAAATGTTATCAGGATTCATAAAGACTTTATAGACTTTTGACTTTAAGGACTTTATGGACTAATTAGCCGGAGGCGAAAATGGGTAATGAAAATGATGTGGTCGTGGTGTTGCCGAATAAAGACTTTCGAGATCAGGAATATGCCGAAACAACACGGCTTTTGCATGAATACAGCATTGGTTACAAGGTTGTGGCAATTATGCCGGGAGAATGTTTTGGCGTCGGCGGCACAGAAGTTGCTACCGATATCGAAGTTGATGAAATCGATCCGAATTCTTTCGCCGGGGTAATTTTTATCGGCGGGCCGGGAGTAGAGTCATCACTTCGAGATGAAAAGTTGATGAATCTGGCCAAAGCCTTCAATTCTGCAGGAAAGATTGTTGCTGGAATTTGCTGGGCAGTTTCAATCTTGGCAAACGCGGGAGTCCTGAATGGGAAAAAAGTTACTGCCTGGTCTGGCTGCCAATCAGATCTGGAAAAAGGCGGAGCGCTCTATACAGGAGAGCCGATAACCGTTCACCAAAATATAATTACCGCCAATGGTCCCGACAGCGCCGATGCCTTCGGTGAAAAAATTGCCCAGACAATTGCGGGATAGAAGTAACTTTAGGATTGATTTTTTAGCCAAATCGTGATATAATTTTTTCGTTTTGGCGCCATCGTATAGCGGTTAGTACGCCGCCCTCTCACGGCGGTAACAGGGGTTCGATTCCCCTTGGCGCTACCAAAAAATGAGCAACCACTGGGTTGGTCATTTTTTGTAAGGTAAAACCGAGCAATGAGGACTCGGGTCTAAATATCGGATCCGACATCATTCATACACGCTTAGTTTAGCTAGAGTGTCGTAATGGGACGAGACTGCAAAATGTAGATTTTTCCCTTTTCAAGAGCCCATTCAATATCACAAGGAAATTTATAATGATCCTCAATATCTTTAGTCATCTTTGCAAGCTCAATTATTTTTTTGCCTTCAATTTTTTGAGTCTTTTTTTGTGCACGGGGGACATCTTTACTTGATACGATGGCGCCATCAAAAATAAGCATCTTTTCTTGTTGGTTAATTTCAGCACTTAAAAAGGCGAAGTCATTTTTGTCAATCACATATTTGTCTGGGGTAATGTCTCCACCGACAACATATTCGCCAAGTCCAAAACCCGCTTCAATGAAAATTTCGTTTTTGTTTTTAGTAACAGGGTGGACCGTAAAGGCAATTCCAGCAATTTCACTGGGGACCATCTTTTGAATCACCACGGCAACCTTGATATCTCCTTCAACCATTTTTTCGAGCCTGTACGTTAACGCTCGTGGCGAATAAAGAGAAGACCAACAATCCTTGATCCTTTGTAAAAGGTCGTTTTTGTTAACATAAAGAAAGGTTTCCAGTTCACCTGCCCAAGACATTTTTGGATTGTCTTCAGCAGTGGCAGAGCTTCTAACGGCAACGTATAGCAATTTTTCCTCATCAAACAATCGGTAAATTGCTTCTTCTGTTTCCATATTTATTTCACAATTTGCAATTAACTGCTGAATTTCCTTTGCAGAATTGGCGATGTTTCCTTCTTCTAGTTTATTCAATATCTCGTTGATTTTACCTGAGATATTGTTATCATTGAGAAATTTCTCAAAGGTCTCAGAGCAAATGACAAACCCTTCAGGAACAGGAAAGCCAGCATTAGCTAGTTCTCCCAAAGCCAAACCTTTTCCACCGACAAGTAATATATCATTTGGCTTAATTTCTTCAAATTTTATTACGAGATTACTCATTTTTGCCTTCGACTAGTTGGTGTAAAACATCGTTATCGACAGAATACCTTTTATTCCTTAAAATGACTGAGATTGTTGCATTGCCATCTGAATCTGTGTCAACTTCGCTTTCCCAGCCCTCGAGTATCGCTAGAGAGCCGCCTAGTTGGTCAATATTATTAACTCTTTGCCCTTCTTCATCAATTAGGATACCAGACGTTAGAAATGGCTCCATTATGCCTCTATGCGATATATGGAATAAATCTATTTCCGAACCAGAATATAATTTTGAAGCCATTCGATTATGCCTTCGGTTAAAAAGTTGTGCAAAATTATATGCTGCCATTTCAGGAGACTGAAGTTGTGATAAATCCGTTTGACCCGATAGCCATTCTGCCAAAATAGGTTCCTCTGCTTTCTCTGCTATTTTTTCTTGCTCATCAGGAGGTAAACTCTTAAAATTGTCTGGGTCTAGGCCCATTTCTTGCATCAGTTTGGCTCGACTTTCGGTAAACTTTTTATCATATAATTCAAGAAATTCTTTCGGAAAATTAAGGGTTAGTTGTTCCCTTATGGCTATATTTCTTATTGGAACATCTGGGTTTGATTCCTGGTAACCATTAAGAATGCTTTCTGCTGTCTCTCGTGTTCTTGGTGATTCACTGACGTAAGCTTTTGCACCGTGTTGGGAAGCTTCAATTCCTCCGCCAAGCTCTTTTGCTTTGGAGGCTCCTTGTTCTGAGATGCTACTTTTACTTAATGCTCCAGCAACAATAACTTCACCGCTCTGTTTTTGAGCGTGTCTATTCCAATAATTTCTTATTTTAACATCTGAACCGTATTTGCGTAGAGTCTCATTTTCTGCATTAAAGTTTGGTATTTCACTCATAACTTTCCTTTTTGAATTATTCTTACCTCACCTTTATCAGCATCAACTTCAATAATATCGCCATCTTTAATTACTTCGGTGGCAATCTTGGTTCCGATAATACAAGGAATATTTAATTCTCTTGAAACGATTGCAGCGTGCGAGTTTATTCCACCTTCGTTGGTCACTATGGCACTAGCTTTTTTAACTGCGAGGATTAACTCTGGGCCAGTGGTTTCAGTAACAAGAATTTGTCCGTTTTCCATATTGGCGATTTCTTCCTGTATTACCTGAACTTTAGTCGTTAATCTGATAAGTTTTGCCTTACCTTTTGCAAAACCAAAATTGGCCGTATTGCCTCTGAAAGCATGCAAATCACTCTCAATAACTGGTTTGACTAACCTGATTATTCCTTTTGCTTTTTCACCAGTAGCTAATTGATATGTACCACCCTCAGGAATATAAGCAAAGCTCTCTTGTCTATCTATGATTTCTTTCAGGGGAAAATTTCCTGTTTGAAAAAGTTCCTCAATTTCTTCCACAGCCATAAATTCTAACTGGTTCATTGCAATATAAAAGCGTTTGCTGATTTCTCTGAAAAGAAGAGAGATAATGCTTTCATCGCCAAAAAATGATTTATTTAAAAGTATTCGGAGCTCAAATTTCTTCTCTTGCATCTGCCTTACCACGTTCCCAAGCCAAACTATTTCAGGGGGCAGTTCCTTTTCCAGCTTCTTTTGTTCTTCTGTTAATTTAGCAGATTGGTTCACAATATCTTTAATGAAAGATTCTGATTTATCTGTATTCTGCAAATCTTCGGAGAAAAGCTCGAGCACTTCTTCAACCGTCTGGTATTTTTTGCCATCCTTGTAATTCAGAAAGCCCCACTTTTCAGCATGCGCTTTTACGAGAGAAAAACTCTTACTTTTTCTTAGTTCATCGCAGTTTTTATTAAGTATAAGCTGTTTG of Patescibacteria group bacterium contains these proteins:
- a CDS encoding PEP/pyruvate-binding domain-containing protein; this translates as MSNLVIKFEEIKPNDILLVGGKGLALGELANAGFPVPEGFVICSETFEKFLNDNNISGKINEILNKLEEGNIANSAKEIQQLIANCEINMETEEAIYRLFDEEKLLYVAVRSSATAEDNPKMSWAGELETFLYVNKNDLLQRIKDCWSSLYSPRALTYRLEKMVEGDIKVAVVIQKMVPSEIAGIAFTVHPVTKNKNEIFIEAGFGLGEYVVGGDITPDKYVIDKNDFAFLSAEINQQEKMLIFDGAIVSSKDVPRAQKKTQKIEGKKIIELAKMTKDIEDHYKFPCDIEWALEKGKIYILQSRPITTL
- a CDS encoding SIS domain-containing protein, which gives rise to MDHHHLMYDEIYEEPELIRRLVLDRHNEKLRKAALLIRQAVSEGGDIFLVGSGSSYHSCIFAKNLFSLKNHILVQAMPGSEFLNYISSVDNKSLVIFISQSGESADEIDAFSHIKQHDPQTIAITNDPDSTLAHLCKDVLLLFAGPERAIPATKTYTAEMLQFFLLSEELSGDYLFEMKKEEVLAEMNKILSDGYQSNIRSVAKKIAKAKNIFCLGFGIDLASAAETALKIKECANIETEAFPLHEFMHGPIGMVSSDSAVIIFEPESDGNREILAKIIKISKDAGASSILIGGAENHGAEIHLPVAEFQTLSVFPEIIPVQLIAYYLAIFQSLNPDSPKGLAKIVE
- a CDS encoding DJ-1/PfpI family protein; amino-acid sequence: MGNENDVVVVLPNKDFRDQEYAETTRLLHEYSIGYKVVAIMPGECFGVGGTEVATDIEVDEIDPNSFAGVIFIGGPGVESSLRDEKLMNLAKAFNSAGKIVAGICWAVSILANAGVLNGKKVTAWSGCQSDLEKGGALYTGEPITVHQNIITANGPDSADAFGEKIAQTIAG
- a CDS encoding ABC transporter ATP-binding protein, which codes for MSKTKVIEVENITKSYGVADNVFSVLNGISCSIDSGEFVIFFGPSGCGKSTLLNVICGLETVDSGKVSIRGEDISKFSQKEIAFYRRTKIGIIFQQFNLLKNLSNKGNVALPLVANGEPLKRAEHRAEQLLTMFGLQKHINKQPTELSGGQQQRVAMARALAPNPWILVADEPTGNLDSKSADEVIEIFNILNRKSKRTVIMVTHNPDYLKYADRVLHLKDGKIVKEEKNKNTAAVKNIEGFDLKEHAFSN
- a CDS encoding four helix bundle protein, with protein sequence MKINKFEDILAWQKAKELTLLVYTIFKANKDFGFRDQIQRAVISIMNNIAEGFERRGDKEFKHFLYIAKGSCAEVRSMLYIAKEQGYVRSTDFDRIYLLTVEISKMLSGFIKTL
- a CDS encoding PEP-utilizing enzyme, with protein sequence MNKYNSIFKFAPGPGITFTDLVAKSDYGKANFVFIYQDGVWENYAKPEDEHKLNQKGLELYSDKEKTDELFAKIDGLTKRIISLTRDFDNLDLGSLSEGEFLKVFSQQISLIVEYLDYYYLTEYFFFDSIEEKINEALEKKFDTKDLPNILTALLSSPPENNLLTEEKIDRSKIALKLNDDRFTKQLILNKNCDELRKSKSFSLVKAHAEKWGFLNYKDGKKYQTVEEVLELFSEDLQNTDKSESFIKDIVNQSAKLTEEQKKLEKELPPEIVWLGNVVRQMQEKKFELRILLNKSFFGDESIISLLFREISKRFYIAMNQLEFMAVEEIEELFQTGNFPLKEIIDRQESFAYIPEGGTYQLATGEKAKGIIRLVKPVIESDLHAFRGNTANFGFAKGKAKLIRLTTKVQVIQEEIANMENGQILVTETTGPELILAVKKASAIVTNEGGINSHAAIVSRELNIPCIIGTKIATEVIKDGDIIEVDADKGEVRIIQKGKL
- the hydE gene encoding [FeFe] hydrogenase H-cluster radical SAM maturase HydE; its protein translation is MCLTIPGKIIDIKNGMASIAENQNQIKIDLGFVSGAKVGDWILYATERAVKIIDENEAREIINLLETKYKPVDNQKLPDRLKEMIVDLRANQQGQRGKRKVKRITKPDIEYLLSLENPEELTTLYSEANTLRKSELKDFVCIHGIIEFSNYCKNNCMYCGIQKDNESIKRYRMSADEIIEAAGDAIENEGYKLVVLQSGEDLSYSDDDIIGIISALKNNHKVFIFLSVGERSENFYRKAFAAGAHGSLFRFETSNPKLYAKLHPGHSLEQRLSSLRTQQKIGYYVASGSLVGLPGQTISDIASDILMVKKLGVPMISSGPFIPTGGTPLYKIKSQSANRRTKVKTVELFLKYIAVSRLLMPEIKIPVTTALETLDPENGRHRGLLAGANALMFNLTPKKYCKNYKIYDNKYVEREKVWQKYGLFKGEESYEMLEKRLRF
- a CDS encoding ABC transporter permease, whose protein sequence is MKFFQIIRTTWLNILGKRMRSLLTVIGIAVGIGTIVFLVSLGYGLQEFSVKRISSIQSLTTLDVTQGKTANFKLDEPTIDKISKLSNVSEISPIISLGSKVALADKKTDAVATAVQGDYFVYEDLKLTKGSTFMDDDKKAVLSTALLQALGTDENSIIGKTIAFNISYKQKEQSQSKDLSLIVSGVVSDNTSPFAYIPLSQVQDLLGERAIYSSLKVKTASEDTMGGVRKEIEDMGLSVTSVADTIAQVNSVFGGIRIALGLLGGIALVVAAIGMFNTMTIALLERTRDIGIMKSVGVDNRDIYWMFLAEAIIISGAGGIAGAAFGQLLAVLINVLVGSLARMVGAEPIVLFSTPFTFVAIIVGFSLVVGISTGFYPSRRAAKINPLDALRYE